The region TGAAACATCACTTTTTACccttaagaaaaaaataaattgaaaaaaatttaggtAGTACATTCATATGATGAAATTGAGGCtagcttattatttttttttaatgttcaatCTTGAAAATATTCCAGCAATTTTTCCCATATTGAAATACTGAAAACAAACTGGACAAATCATTTAGAAATCctggaaaaatttcaacagcaaattattcttaaaCAGTTGAAACATTTCAACAAGAATGGAATACTTTCATTAAGTAACTTTAAGATTTCGATAAATTAAAGcactcaaaaatattcaaaaagagcACTGATGTGGCTTGTATTTTGCCAATATTTACTTATTGGAATAATAAAAGTGAGATGGATTATAAACTCAGTTGAAAAGAGAAAGATCAATCataaaagaattgaaagaatggACTGTCTTGGCATCGTGAGCTTTTGAGTCCTCGTTCATTCATGAGCCTATTGCGCCCTTGCCCAAAACTCTATACATATGAGATGTGATGTATTATGTCATTGTTATCTGTTGGATTATACAGATGAAGAGTTCTGATGACATAATCCTATAGTACATTAATCTGATGACAGCTTAGTTTTCAAAATGTGCATCAAACACAAATTAAAAAACCTTTGGAGAAAGTGTCGTTACTTTAGCTCTCAAATTTAGTACAAAGTACACAAAAAACTTGAATCATTTCACATTCTGTATTTATGAATGTAATAGAGTGGCGTCTGAAAATTACAACATATTAGCACTAACCCCTCctaaaaaaagaagaatatattTTCTATCAATTTAAAAGTAAACCAATTCAAGTAATGCAAAAACACCGTCCGTACATACAGCAACAAAAGCTAagacattttcaaaatataattattgaattaCAATATTACATAAGGAAAATCTTACCCATAGAAGAATAAAAACTGGGTATTATTACTTGTGTAAAAAGAAAACATATACTTTGAAAAACAAACCTCAGATCAGGAGTACTTGGTTCATCTTTGAAATAGACTTCTCTTCGAGAGCTTTTACGATCAGAACGATCACTGTAATTGAAATTCCTTCTTCTATCACCATCTCtatattttcttctttctttatCTTCATATTTCTTATCATTTTGGCTTTCTCTTTTCTCATCATATTTACTAGATCTGTGTTTTAATTCCTTTGTTGATGCATATACACCCTTTTCTCTCCATTTACTGGTATCTAATCTATCCAGTAACCTCTTCCTTGCCTGTTCTGTTACACCCCCTGTGTAAGTAGGAGTTTCTGATTGGGGTGCTCGGAAATTTCTACCCTCTGAAGGTTTTTTTAAACTTCCTAAAGTGTTTGAACTTTCAGTATTACTATTAGAACTTTCTTCCTTTTCCCTTCTTTTAGCAGCTGCAAGCTTATCTAAGCCTAACAACGATCTTTGGGGAACTTTGAAGGTTGGTGtagtattttttgtttttacaaAAAGGCCACCTTTCTGATTATTACTTCCTTCCAAAATATGAACATTTTCCTCTTCTTTCgacattttcaaataattatttattgccTAATTATTGAAATACTTTATCCACACTCATCAATCATTACAGTTTacatatcaaataaataaatcaaaaataattataaccTCAATTTAgtcaattttatcaacaacaaaagttaGTACAGCCTACTGGTGCAGACTGAAACTGCAGAGGGCCAGAACAAGTAATATGATTCAATCACAGactaactagtaatctgtgattcTATGCATCATAGTTCATATGATCATAACCTAAACCGGGATAACCTATTAATTATAatctataaatataaaataaaatattttacttTAGAACTTAGAACACTTTAGAAAATTAATAATGTTCTGTCTACATATATTCTAAGTAATTCACTAATCCTAGACTGGACATCCTGGTTTGACTTTtgatcctataaacatgggatACGATATCCAGTTAAATCAAGAATAACGTACAAAATTATAGATAATTGAGACTGTGTTTCAGCTACagtgaaatataatttaaaagAAACTTCTTTGGATCCCATAAGTGATTCAACTCTTCCAGAATGCATTTCCTAAGAGTAATATCATCTAAAAAGTTGAAATTACATCAAGGAACATCTGAGAAAGTATTTCTTCGTTCTATTTCTGGATTGAACTTATGGAATAATGAATTAACTAATGATGTTAAACACAAAATAGAGACATTCTGGAAAAATAAATTACCTCctagaaaatttgaagaaaacagtactgatgaaaaattttatgtattATCCATGTTTCCTTATCCTTCAGGTAATTTACATATGGGACATGTTAGAGTATATACGATAAGTGATACGGTTGCACAGTTTCAGAGGatgaacaataaaaatgttataCATCCTATTGGTTGGGATGCATTTGGGCTGCCTGCTGAAAATGCAGCtattaaaaatcaaataaatcctCAAGATTGGACAAAACATAATATATCACAAATGAAATCTCAGTTACAGCTATTAGGATGTTGTTTTGACTGGGATAGAGAAATAAATACTTCAGATCCTCAGTATTACAGATGGACACAGGagctatttttgaaattattagaaaaaggactagtttatcaaaaaaaagcttTAGTCAATTGGGATCCTATAGATTGTACAGTCTTAGCAGATGAGCAGGTTGATGAAAATGGATGCTCCTGGCGGTCAGGTgctaaagttgaaaaaaaagtattcaaacAGTGGTTTGTTAAAACCACAAAGTATGCAAAAGATCTTTTGGAAGGACTGAATGATTCTTCACTTAGTGATTGGAGGGATATAATTAAATTACAAAAACATTGGATTGGGGACTGTGATGGTGTAGTTTTTGACTTTAATGTTTCTAATAGCGACGAGTGTATTAGATTGTGGACACCCAACCCTGAATATATACATCATGTGAAATTTATAACAGTAAGACGTGAACATTCTATTTTGAGTCTAAATGATAAATTATCTGATATTGATAAAACTTTTAAACTTGATATGACATTGATTAATCCCTTCACTTCTGAAAATATTCCAATCTATGTTAGTGATGATATAGAATATTTACAAGGCTCAGATTCCTTTACAGGAATTCCAGCTATCTGTGAAAAAGCTAGGTTATTTGCTCAAAAGAACAATATTCTTTATGATGAGATTGAAAGAATAAATTATAGTGAAAGTTTAGATTTAATAAGAAAATCTGTTTGTGATGAAGCAAAAGCAAAAAACATTGGAGGTTATTGGAGTAGTGCAAAGTTAAGGGATTGGCTTATTTCTCGTCAACGATATTGGGGGACCCCAATTCCTATTATTCATTGTGATAAATGTGGAGCACAGCCAGTTCCTAAAGAAGAATTACCAGTTAAGTTGCCATTACTATCCTTCCAGGAGAAAAGGAGTGGCTTACATTTGGCAGAATGTAAGGATTGGGTTAATGCTCCATGTCCAAAGTGTAAAGCTGAAGCTAAAAGGGAAACTGATACCATGGATACTTTTGTTGACAGCTCTTGGTATTATTTACGTTATATAGATCCCCataatatgaaagaaatattcaataaagaaAAAGCAGATATGATAAGTCCTGTTGATTTATATATTGGTGGAAAGGAGCATGCAGTCCTTCATTTATATTATGCTAGATTCATGAGTTATTTTTTACATGATATTGGACTGATTCCAGAAAAGGAACCATTTAAAAGATTGTTAGTGCAAGGGATGGTTATGGGTAGAAGTTTTAGGTTGAAGGGTACTGGTAAATATTTACCACCTGACGAAGTAGAGATTTTAGATAGTAAGAAAAATAaagcaatagaaaaaaaaactagagCCCCAGTAGTAATGACTTGGGAGAAAATGAGTAAATCAAAACTCAATGGAGTAGAACCATCTGCTATGTTTGAAGAATATGGAGTGGATACTACAAGGTTACTTATTTTGGCAGACGTTGCCCCTACTTCTCATAGAAATTGGAATAGCAACACATTTCCAGGTATAATAAATTGGCAGAAAAGACTGTGGCTAACTGTTCAAGCTTTTCTGAAATATAGAAACAATCCACCAGATGCAATTGACAAAGAGAAAGAGAAGGAATGTGAAGAATATATGTTCGATTCTAGAAATTTTTACATTAAGGGAACTACTTTCAATTACTATATTTCCCAACAACTTAGTGTTGCTGTCTCCAAACAACAAGGTCTCACAAATAGTATCAGAAAAATGCCACCATATGTTTTTGCCAAAAGTTTACAATTTGAGAGAGCATTGGCTGcacaaattattttattatctcCAATGGCACCACATTTTGCATCAGAATTATGGAGTGGATTTTTGGAAGCACCTAATCGATTAAATCATTCAAATGAGATTTCTTGGGAGAAATCAGTACTTGATCAACAGTGGCCAGAAGTTGATTATGATTATAACTTAGAACTTTTATGTCAGGTTAATGGCGTTGACAAATGTGAAATTAAATTAGAACGATCATTATTGGATCGAATAACATTAGAGGATGCTTTAGAATTAGCAAAAAAAGAATTGTCCTTGGaatttgtattttcaaaaaagaCTATATTAGATACGTCATTTAGACTTCATAAAGGAATTAAGGGAATACTGAATATTACCATTGAAAAACCAATTGTACAAGAAACTACtgtaaatatagaaaattaattattttatacTGTTGAAAAAGTTCTAATTAAAAGTGGAAACTCCTTTATTTCTTGAGTTTTTCCTGTTGTCTTAATTGAATAAAACATGGAGGGATAGAGAAATACTTTACTCCTTAAACAGAGCTATTCAAATAGAAACGTTTGccacttttttttataaatcatagaatatactctagaattcttttgatattttcttttctAACAAGTTTATTATTGAGCAAATCTTATTTTTATGCATTGGATTTATATTACTAGATTCTGAGAATGTTTTATGGCCAGTTGAATATGTTAATAACGATTTTTGAAGTCTGCTTTGTAGTGGTATCGTTCTAATAAACACACTGTTTATTAACCCGTCTATTACGCGCCGGATAATCTTTTATGAGCACTCGTCTCAGAACCGATTGGACGATTCGAATATCCTATTTCATTTAAAGTGATAAAGTAAGTGCGTTTTCACTTCAATACAATAAGAATCACCCGATTACCCCACTGCGGTTCTCCACACTCTCCGCTTCACTTTAATTCTACCCTTAAGTTCGTTTTCTAGATAATCTCAATTTATACTTATTTATATATTGGGGTATTTCTCCCAAATTTGTGGGATTTTTGGACCCTCAAAGGAAATTTGGGGGATTATAATTCTTGGGGTATTTTTTGGGGGTTTTAGTTATTCCACTGGGGATTTTTGGAGGAAaagtattcaaattttatattattatgtcGAATTATTAGCTTAATTTCATTACTACCTATTtatcaatagaaatactactcTCGAACAAAATTGtgaataaacaaatattaagcatGTCGATTTCTAAAGTCAGATGTTTATATTGCTTCCTACCTCTCCGGAGtagcataattgcatattttttatgacCGGGTATTACTAGCATCAGTCGGCAACTTTGAAAGCtctaggaagtatttttgtaggacgtgTTCAACCATAATATTcgatacaaataaataataatatttctttgtatcaTTATTGTTTTCAACTACTACGACTATTAGAAAATATTCGAGAAAGATGTAAATTTCCCTTGATGGAATTATGTAAACGAATTCAGTGTAGACTGCCGAACTAACGCTAAGctattctgaataataatagtTCGGAAAATAGTTCTGCCCTAGACATATTTtcagatataaatgttttcagTGTCTAATAGCCATTTTTTAAGTATTTTTTGTATCAAGagtaattaaatatttattttattatattctgtatACATGCATTAAGACCTTTcattaatcaaaaattaattgatattataattattgtaaggtgaaatttgatttcagggttaatacttaatatatttattgtttgttaTAGAATTGTCATATGAGGCAACGTTTCGGGCAGTGCCTTTTTTCAAGCctgtgaaatatataaaaaaatccttaataaaaCATCACAATGTAACTAACAATAAACGGACAAGTATGTAATATATCTATATTACATACTTGTTCACAGGCTTGAAAAAGGGCACTGCCCGAAACGTTGCCTCATATGACAattctataataaaaaataaatatattaagtattaaccctgaaatcaaatttcaccttacaattaaaagtgaacagggtaaataataaatcaataaattataattattaacgTTCAGTAATGTTACAAATCAACATAAGAAAACATGGgggatttttcgaaaaatatcatgaTTTTGGGGGTTTTTTGGGCATCATTTGGGGTATTTTCAATGAAGCAACATGGAAACCCTGCCAGTCGCAGCTCGCTGTCCAATTCTAGTAGTTCATCTGTAGTCCCTTTTatctaattttttatatattagtTCGTTTGTTTTTGACAAGCGGATACTGAACAACATAACCTAAGCAATAATAGTAAATTATTATTTGAgatttttgttattatattaGTTAGAATTAATTCAACGAATATGCCAGAATTTTTAGCAGAGAATAATCTCTGCGGGCAAACTATTCTCAATCTGGTGTCTGGTGGTAATGCAATTATAGCGGAGTTACTCCGCTTAAAAGATAACATTCCAAAACTCTATATGTAGGTTTtctaataaattttaaaaagataataaaaataatcaagGATGATGTAttataataattgaataaaaaactttttttccagAACAGAGTCCAAAGTAGAGATACAGAAATATCAAGATATTATTATGGATTTTTCCTATTTCAATATAAGTGAAACACAAGAATCTAAGATTCGTAATAATGAGGTGATTATTTCTTAACAATATTAACTGTTGTGTATTCATTCTGGAAATGATTTAACGaagatttcaatgaattgaataGTAGTCCACTATGAAACGATTCATATAGACATATATTGATTGCCCATCTTTGTACTAATAGAGTTTGAATATTCTGAGGGGTTGGTCATATCTATTGCAGTAATGAAATCAATTGAACTCATAAAAACCCTGTTCACTTATTTAaagtgataataataaaattatagaaaatctcaaaaaaatgtaattcgATGATAattctcaaatgaaaaacttcCAGTCAAGAAAGTACAGAGAATTAAGCATTTAACTTTGAGTATAttgtcaaaatttttatttgttgttgATTCGATTATTCGTTGGCTTAACTGTACTATTTACAAAGGAacctttttgaaaattctaCAATAAATTTGGATGAGTAATATATGTGTTTCAGTCAGCCCTTCCCACTTTCAATTAGTATATTTATAGAGAACAGGGCAAAACAAATCAATTGTtgcaaatcagaaaatattatatgtatatattgtgGACTAATTGTGTTTCAGACTTTACGAGATTTGGATGAGGAATTTAGAGATAATCACATTGACATTATAACACGTTTTTATGAGCTTTTTGAAAGTATTCATTCTTACATCAATGATTTGAATCAGTTTTTGGAGGATATAGAAGAGGGAATTCACATTCATCAATCATTAGAAACAATATTTGCTGATATTGAAGGAAAACAGTTATTGGTGAGAAGCAAACTTATTTATTTCAGATCATTCAATGGAAATAATGATCTGATGCtttaaaatatgtaaatatatataCTTCAATTTTTCAGTGTGAATCCTTATTCCTTTATGGATTAATGTTGTTATTTGTTGATGCACATATTAAAGGAATTGTTAGGGAAAAATTATTGGCATCGTATTATCGATATACACCACAAAGTAGTAATGCTCGTAGTAATATTGACGACGTATGTAAGCTTTTTAGAGATACAGGATTTCATAGCAAAAGAGTGAATAACTACCCAGAAGACTATTTCAGGTATGTGCTGAATAAATCTTTCTgtcatattttttaaaattaattactTTATTACTTGTATCTGAAAATTAATGGATtcttgaaatttatattgaatttttttgttgacctACTTTGGATTTGGAGGTAAAAGGAagcattatttatattattatttttgtcagcAGTCATAATACACAATCTGTGAGCAAATTGGATCACAATCCTTTGAAATAATGTTAAAAATTTCTCTTCATCATGATATTTCTAAGTATTCCATTGGGTAAACTGACCATAGTTTCCATTTTAGTTTTAAGTTGATTATCCAATAATATTGATCATAATTGTCAATTTTTGTGGACATAATGAATACTACTTAATTATACATATAGATTGACACTTTTGTACTATGGCtacatttgatttttttgtgcatcctcaattttatatttcatatgtTAATATGCACtggtatttgatgaatttgctccttacttgattgaaattcattataaataaaataataaaacaaagtaatttctattgatctgatctTAGAA is a window of Harmonia axyridis chromosome 2, icHarAxyr1.1, whole genome shotgun sequence DNA encoding:
- the LOC123674179 gene encoding probable leucine--tRNA ligase, mitochondrial encodes the protein MHFLRVISSKKLKLHQGTSEKVFLRSISGLNLWNNELTNDVKHKIETFWKNKLPPRKFEENSTDEKFYVLSMFPYPSGNLHMGHVRVYTISDTVAQFQRMNNKNVIHPIGWDAFGLPAENAAIKNQINPQDWTKHNISQMKSQLQLLGCCFDWDREINTSDPQYYRWTQELFLKLLEKGLVYQKKALVNWDPIDCTVLADEQVDENGCSWRSGAKVEKKVFKQWFVKTTKYAKDLLEGLNDSSLSDWRDIIKLQKHWIGDCDGVVFDFNVSNSDECIRLWTPNPEYIHHVKFITVRREHSILSLNDKLSDIDKTFKLDMTLINPFTSENIPIYVSDDIEYLQGSDSFTGIPAICEKARLFAQKNNILYDEIERINYSESLDLIRKSVCDEAKAKNIGGYWSSAKLRDWLISRQRYWGTPIPIIHCDKCGAQPVPKEELPVKLPLLSFQEKRSGLHLAECKDWVNAPCPKCKAEAKRETDTMDTFVDSSWYYLRYIDPHNMKEIFNKEKADMISPVDLYIGGKEHAVLHLYYARFMSYFLHDIGLIPEKEPFKRLLVQGMVMGRSFRLKGTGKYLPPDEVEILDSKKNKAIEKKTRAPVVMTWEKMSKSKLNGVEPSAMFEEYGVDTTRLLILADVAPTSHRNWNSNTFPGIINWQKRLWLTVQAFLKYRNNPPDAIDKEKEKECEEYMFDSRNFYIKGTTFNYYISQQLSVAVSKQQGLTNSIRKMPPYVFAKSLQFERALAAQIILLSPMAPHFASELWSGFLEAPNRLNHSNEISWEKSVLDQQWPEVDYDYNLELLCQVNGVDKCEIKLERSLLDRITLEDALELAKKELSLEFVFSKKTILDTSFRLHKGIKGILNITIEKPIVQETTVNIEN